One Nostoc sp. CENA543 genomic window, ATTTGACAAGTTGGGACGTGCTGACAAGTAATGTATTGGATTTAATTCACGCAGAATTAGAAAGAAGTTCTCAAAGACCTGTTTATTTGTGCGGTGAATCTTTTGGCGGTTGCTTGGCGATGAAAGTAGCCATTGCAGCTCCACACCTATTTAAACGCATGATTTTAATTAATCCGGCTTCTGCGTTTAAATTACGTCCTTGGTTAGATTGGACATCACAACTAATGTACTTAGTTCCAGGATGTTTTTATGATGTGGGTGCATTAGGTTTACTCCCATTTTTGGCATCTTTACCCCGAATTTCTCGGAGTGTCAGACAAGAACTACTAAAAACTATGCGTTCTGTACCTTCAGAGACAGTAAATTGGCGAGTATCAATGCTGCGGGAATTTAGTATTGATGAAGATAAACTGCGTTCCCTGCAACAAACAGTTTTACTCATAGCAGGTGGTAGCGATCGCCTCCTACCATCAGTCAGTGAAATTCAACGCCTAGCCGAAATTATTCCCCATAATCAGACATTAATCCTACCAGAAAGTGGACACGCCTGCTTATTAGAAGAAAGCGTAAATCTTTATAAAATTCTCCAGTCGTATAACTTTTTAGAGACAAAAATCACCCCAAAAGTAAAAAATCCCCTGTGGAAATAACAAAGGGGTAAAAACTCATGTATCAAACTTTGTGCTGTTTGGAAGATGTCGACACCCACCGGATTTGACTACAAACAAAACAGAGAGTTGGTCATGAGGCAAATACTCAAAAATGTCAGATAATCATCAATCAGTTGATTCATCCCCAAATCAAACAAACTTAAGCAAGAATTTGGCTGAAACTGCCCTAGATACAGGCAAAAAATTTTTAGATAAAGCAGTAGACATAGGCACAGCAACAGCAAAAACTACACAAAATTTACTGGAAAAATCCACTCAAATCACAGGTACAGTCATCAATCATATTGGTGAAAATTGGCTAATTAGAAGAATATCTGGATTTTTGAATCTAAATTGGCTAATTGGTGCAAGTGACAATGTTGATTTTGCCAAAATGTCCGTTGCAGTTAAACAACTCCAACAAAAATATCCCCAAGAATCACCAAGGCAAATTGCCCATCGCATCATGACAGAAAAAGCTGCGAAAGCTGGTGGGATTGGTTTAGCTAGTAGTATTTTGCCAGGATTTGCCGCCGCCTTACTAGCTGTAGATTTAGCAGCAACCATGCAATTACAAACAGAAATGTTGTATCAAATTGCCTTCGCCTATGGACTAGATTTACAAGACCCCAGTCGGAAAGGGGAATTATTGACAATTTTTGGTTTAGGCTTGGGTGGGAATCGTCTCTTGAAAGCCGCCGGATTAGCTTTATTGCGGAATGTTCCCTTTGCTGGAGCCGCGATCGCCGCTAGTACCAATGCCACCATGAGTTATTCTCTAGGGTATGCGGCTTGTCGATTTTACGAAGCCAAACTAGACGAATCCGTATCCTTAGAATCACCGGAAACAATAGCTAACTTAAAAGCAGAAAGCGAAAAATATCTAGAAACTGCGATCGCTCAACAAGCAGTCATGGATAAAATCTTAGTGCGAATGATTTTAGCTAGTCACCCTGAAAAAACTTGGCAAGAAATCCTACCCCAACTGCAAGCTGCTAACCTCAGTCCCACCTCATTATCAGCGATTGCGAAGAATATC contains:
- a CDS encoding alpha/beta fold hydrolase; this encodes MLEVELKPCFLTPRQVKPEFPLFVYLPGMDGTGRLLRSQTAGLEVGFDVRCLAIPRQDLTSWDVLTSNVLDLIHAELERSSQRPVYLCGESFGGCLAMKVAIAAPHLFKRMILINPASAFKLRPWLDWTSQLMYLVPGCFYDVGALGLLPFLASLPRISRSVRQELLKTMRSVPSETVNWRVSMLREFSIDEDKLRSLQQTVLLIAGGSDRLLPSVSEIQRLAEIIPHNQTLILPESGHACLLEESVNLYKILQSYNFLETKITPKVKNPLWK